The Coffea arabica cultivar ET-39 chromosome 8e, Coffea Arabica ET-39 HiFi, whole genome shotgun sequence genome window below encodes:
- the LOC140013134 gene encoding pentatricopeptide repeat-containing protein At2g02750-like: MAHQISQLVRNGLYREVLALYSQLHSASVPASFLPKNFAFPFLLKACASLKALSQAQMLHAHIIRTGFQFQMHTATALTNVYMKLKLVDDATKIFDEIPKPTIDLCNAVISGFAQNGFCKEALNMFQLISSRRIRPDSVTIASGLSGSSDAEQGVQLHCLAIKIGVETDIYAATSLLTMYLNCGDLGSAEKVYGLIHCKNVVCYNAYMSGMLQNGAHLQVLNVFNEMRGSSSGNPNLVTLISVTSACAKLKYLRFGRQVHGFTMKGLLRFDTKVGTALVDMYSKCGSWDSAYGVFKELGNGRSLITWNSMIAGMMLNDQSELAIELFVQLEDNQLTPDSATWNLMISGFSRLGQEAEAFLFFRKMLSENILPSLKSVTSLLTACSALSALHFGQEIHAHVLRSGISDDEFLATALVDMYMKCGKTTLAECVFNQFNIKPRDPAFWNAMISGYSRNGRSEDGFKLFYQMLEEKVHPNSATFNCMLSMCSHTGEVDLGWQIFRSMVVNYGLQPTSEQLYIMIDLLGRSGQLKEAQQLLGGITEPSASVLASLLGACEQHADFELGEEIARELSALEPDNPIPFVILSNIYAGLEKWKDVERIRDIMSKRQLKKLPASSTIGVI, from the coding sequence ATGGCTCACCAAATTTCGCAGCTAGTAAGAAATGGGCTTTACAGAGAAGTTCTTGCTCTCTACTCTCAACTCCACTCTGCCTCAGTCCCAGCCTCATTTCTTCCCAAAAACTTCGCATTTCCTTTTCTCCTCAAAGCATGCGCCAGCCTAAAAGCTCTCTCCCAAGCCCAGATGCTGCATGCCCATATTATTAGAACTGGGTTCCAGTTCCAAATGCACACTGCTACTGCTCTCACGAATGTGTACATGAAACTGAAGCTGGTGGATGATGCAACCAAGATATTCGATGAAATTCCTAAACCAACTATTGATCTATGTAATGCCGTCATTTCTGGGTTTGCTCAAAATGGGTTTTGTAAGGAGGCTCTGAATATGTTTCAGCTAATTAGTTCTCGGAGGATTAGACCGGATTCCGTTACTATAGCTAGTGGCTTATCTGGGAGCAGTGATGCTGAGCAGGGTGTGCAATTGCATTGTTTAGCTATTAAGATTGGTGTCGAAACCGATATTTATGCAGCAACGTCGTTGTTGACAATGTACTTGAATTGTGGAGATTTGGGCTCGGCTGAAAAGGTTTATGGATTGATTCATTGCAAGAAtgtggtttgctataatgcatATATGTCGGGGATGCTGCAGAATGGGGCTCATTTACAGGTCTTGAATGTGTTTAATGAGATGAGAGGATCATCTAGTGGAAACCCGAACTTAGTTACGTTGATCTCGGTTACTTCTGCTTGCGCAAAACTTAAATATCTTCGCTTTGGGAGACAAGTCCATGGGTTTACTATGAAAGGATTATTAAGGTTTGACACTAAGGTTGGAACTGCACTTGTAGATATGTACTCGAAATGTGGCTCTTGGGATTCTGCTTATGGGGTGTTTAAGGAACTGGGTAATGGTAGAAGCTTAATAACATGGAATTCGATGATTGCAGGAATGATGTTGAATGATCAAAGTGAGCTTGCAATTGAGCTTTTTGTACAATTGGAAGATAACCAGTTGACGCCAGATTCAGCAACATGGAATTTGATGATCAGTGGGTTTTCCCGGTTGGGACAAGAAGCTGAAGCTTTCCTCTTCTTCAGGAAAATGCTCTCTGAGAATATTTTGCCCAGTCTGAAATCTGTCACAAGTTTATTAACTGCTTGTTCAGCTCTGTCCGCGCTGCACTTTGGACAAGAGATTCATGCACATGTTCTTAGGTCAGGGATCAGTGATGATGAATTTTTGGCCACTGCACTCGTTGATATGTATATGAAATGCGGGAAAACTACTTTAGCCGAATGTGTTTTTAACCAATTCAACATAAAGCCTCGTGATCCAGCATTTTGGAATGCAATGATATCTGGCTACAGCAGAAATGGCAGAAGTGAAGATGGCTTTAAGTTGTTCTACCAGATGCTGGAGGAAAAAGTGCATCCAAATTCAGCAACTTTCAACTGCATGCTGTCAATGTGTAGTCATACTGGCGAAGTTGACTTAGGGTGGCAAATTTTCCGGTCGATGGTTGTTAACTATGGTTTACAACCGACTTCAGAGCAACTCTACATCATGATTGATCTACTTGGTCGGTCTGGTCAACTGAAAGAAGCTCAACAACTATTGGGAGGAATAACAGAGCCCTCAGCCTCTGTTCTTGCTTCGTTGCTTGGAGCTTGTGAACAGCATGCAGATTTTGAGCTGGGCGAAGAGATTGCTAGAGAGCTTTCAGCTTTAGAGCCTGATAATCCTATTCCCTTTGTTATTCTATCCAACATATATGCTGGACTAGAAAAGTGGAAGGATGTGGAAAGAATTAGGGATATAATGAGCAAAAGGCAATTGAAAAAACTCCCTGCCTCCAGTACGATAGGAGTGATATGA